The Corynebacterium glaucum genome includes a region encoding these proteins:
- a CDS encoding HAD-IIA family hydrolase, whose amino-acid sequence MALVDNHDAIFLDLDGTVWEGGNALPHAVEAINAVSAPALYITNNASRSAEQVAVMLREIGLRAESADVLTSAQAALQLAASHLDPGDSVLVLGAESFRDLVVAAGYHAVDSADEEPKVVLQGHNPDTGWRQLSEAALAIRNGATYLASNLDTSLPSERGLMVGNGSMVAAVTSATGVVPQAAGKPEPAMFLQAANSVGATRPLAVGDRLDTDIAGAVAAGIPVLHVATGVSGPIALLEAPKELRPTYVAEDLRSLHAEAEDLRPGRQGGFSARVDGNDIILSHGKEGATGMQALRTVLEVAWLMETPPELVRPNSEAAEAATANWW is encoded by the coding sequence ATGGCTTTGGTTGATAACCATGACGCGATCTTCCTTGACCTCGATGGGACGGTGTGGGAAGGCGGGAACGCGCTGCCCCATGCCGTTGAGGCAATCAACGCTGTTTCGGCACCTGCTCTCTACATCACCAACAACGCTTCGCGGAGCGCAGAGCAAGTTGCGGTGATGCTTCGCGAGATTGGGCTTCGTGCAGAGTCTGCCGACGTGCTTACCTCAGCTCAGGCGGCGTTGCAGTTGGCGGCATCCCACCTCGATCCCGGCGATAGTGTCCTTGTCTTGGGGGCGGAATCTTTCCGGGATCTCGTGGTTGCCGCAGGCTACCACGCTGTGGATTCGGCGGATGAAGAGCCGAAGGTCGTTCTTCAAGGACACAACCCAGACACGGGCTGGCGGCAGCTGTCCGAAGCAGCACTCGCGATCCGAAACGGTGCGACTTACCTTGCGTCGAACTTGGATACTTCGCTGCCCTCAGAGCGCGGGCTGATGGTGGGTAACGGCTCGATGGTCGCGGCCGTCACCTCCGCGACCGGTGTGGTCCCACAAGCTGCTGGGAAGCCAGAACCAGCTATGTTCCTGCAGGCAGCCAACTCGGTCGGTGCCACGCGCCCGCTTGCAGTCGGTGACCGGCTGGATACAGACATCGCCGGAGCCGTGGCTGCGGGCATCCCGGTGTTGCATGTAGCCACGGGAGTCTCCGGGCCCATCGCTCTTCTGGAGGCGCCAAAAGAATTGCGTCCTACGTACGTCGCAGAGGATCTCCGCTCGTTGCACGCTGAGGCTGAGGATCTACGACCGGGACGGCAGGGCGGGTTCAGTGCCCGAGTTGATGGCAATGACATCATTCTGAGCCACGGCAAGGAAGGCGCGACCGGTATGCAGGCGCTGCGCACCGTCCTCGAAGTCGCTTGGTTGATGGAGACTCCTCCTGAACTCGTCCGCCCAAACTCCGAGGCTGCTGAAGCAGCGACGGCCAACTGGTGGTGA
- a CDS encoding TlyA family RNA methyltransferase, whose product MAPGRRRLDAELVRRKIARSREQAQTWIKEGRVEVAGFIATKPATVVEAEDSIKVALTEEDDWASRGAHKLLGALEVFERMGLGVDKRKALDAGASTGGFTDVLLSRGASEVVAVDVGYGQLVWRLQNDERVRVLDRTNIRNLTPEMMGGPADVMVGDLSFISLKLVLPAIVECLADGADLLPMVKPQFEVGKDRLGSGGVVRSPDLRAEVTADVALFAQTLGLSLRAVTASPLPGPSGNVEYFLWLVKDAGVTALSPEAVAEMVAAAVKEGPQ is encoded by the coding sequence ATGGCTCCAGGACGACGCCGCCTCGATGCAGAGTTGGTGCGGCGCAAGATCGCGCGTTCTCGGGAACAGGCGCAGACCTGGATCAAGGAAGGCCGCGTCGAGGTTGCCGGTTTCATCGCCACGAAGCCGGCAACCGTGGTTGAAGCAGAGGACTCGATCAAGGTCGCGCTCACCGAGGAAGACGATTGGGCGTCACGCGGAGCGCACAAGCTCCTGGGAGCGCTTGAGGTGTTTGAGCGGATGGGGTTAGGCGTCGATAAGCGAAAAGCTCTTGATGCTGGAGCCTCAACTGGTGGGTTTACCGACGTACTGCTGTCGCGGGGTGCGAGTGAAGTGGTGGCGGTCGACGTGGGCTACGGCCAGCTTGTGTGGCGGCTGCAGAATGACGAACGTGTCCGGGTGCTGGACAGGACGAATATTCGCAACCTCACCCCTGAGATGATGGGCGGGCCGGCCGATGTGATGGTGGGGGACCTCTCGTTCATCTCGCTGAAGCTGGTCCTACCCGCGATTGTGGAGTGCCTGGCGGACGGTGCCGACCTGCTACCGATGGTGAAGCCGCAATTTGAGGTTGGCAAGGACCGACTTGGCAGCGGGGGTGTGGTGCGCTCTCCTGACCTGCGAGCTGAGGTGACTGCCGACGTTGCGTTGTTCGCACAAACGCTGGGGCTGAGTCTGAGGGCGGTGACGGCCTCGCCACTTCCGGGGCCGAGCGGCAACGTAGAATACTTCCTGTGGTTGGTGAAAGATGCGGGTGTGACCGCGCTTTCGCCGGAAGCGGTGGCCGAGATGGTTGCTGCTGCAGTGAAGGAAGGACCGCAGTAG
- a CDS encoding NAD kinase, whose amino-acid sequence MADAMTDREILLVPHFYRPDNIASASKAASLLEDAGIRVRLLDQGEPGSEQPIDKDPVLNQLERVAPDSQAAAGCELVLVLGGDGTFLRAAAVAREQDLPVLGINLGHVGFLAEGEAESLETAIAHVIDRTYFVEDRMTIDVQVLDAEGKPIETSWALNECSVENTDRTRVLDAILEVDFRPVSSFGCDGVLISTPTGSTAYAFSAGGPVMWPALDAILVVPNNAHALFAKPMVVSPRSTVAVESEPTTGRAVAVMDGFRRIEMPPGSRVEVIRGHRPVKWVRLDKRPFTDRLVRKFQLPVSGWRGPRYK is encoded by the coding sequence ATGGCTGACGCGATGACGGACCGCGAAATCCTGCTCGTTCCGCATTTCTATCGTCCGGACAACATTGCAAGCGCCTCAAAGGCAGCGAGCTTGCTGGAAGATGCCGGCATCCGCGTGCGCTTGCTGGACCAAGGGGAGCCGGGCTCGGAGCAGCCGATTGACAAGGATCCGGTGCTGAACCAGCTTGAGCGCGTGGCACCAGATTCGCAGGCAGCGGCAGGGTGCGAGCTGGTGCTGGTGCTTGGCGGCGACGGGACGTTCCTGCGGGCGGCTGCGGTGGCCCGCGAGCAGGATCTGCCGGTGCTCGGTATCAACCTGGGGCATGTGGGCTTCCTTGCGGAGGGTGAAGCCGAAAGCTTGGAAACCGCGATTGCCCATGTCATCGACCGGACTTATTTTGTTGAGGACAGGATGACTATCGACGTCCAAGTGCTCGACGCCGAAGGCAAACCAATTGAAACCAGCTGGGCGCTGAACGAATGCAGCGTGGAAAACACTGACCGCACGAGGGTGCTCGATGCAATTCTGGAGGTCGACTTCCGGCCGGTGTCCTCGTTCGGGTGCGACGGTGTGCTGATTTCGACACCAACGGGTTCCACCGCGTATGCATTCTCCGCTGGGGGGCCGGTGATGTGGCCTGCGCTCGACGCGATTCTGGTGGTGCCAAACAACGCGCACGCGCTGTTTGCCAAGCCTATGGTTGTCTCGCCACGCTCGACCGTGGCGGTGGAGTCCGAACCGACTACCGGGCGCGCTGTTGCAGTAATGGACGGGTTCCGCCGCATTGAGATGCCGCCGGGGTCCCGAGTCGAGGTGATTCGTGGCCATCGCCCGGTGAAGTGGGTGCGCCTGGACAAGCGTCCGTTCACCGACCGGCTGGTGCGGAAGTTCCAGCTGCCGGTCTCGGGTTGGCGCGGACCTAGGTACAAGTAG